CTGGTGCTGCAGAGATGCGTGGGCTGGAGACCGTCGTTCCTCCAGGGCGCCAGAGCCTGAGAGCAAGAGGAGGTCAGCCAGTGACCCCACGCCATCAGCTCGAGTGTCCAGGGCTGGGTCAGGAGCGTCCTGGGGAGCCATGTGGTGTGCAGGGCAGAGCCATTGGAAGATCCAGTGACATTGTGGCTGGTGCGTGGGGGGCCAGAGAGCCGGGTGGGGGTTGGGTGTGTTcagaggaggctgggaggtgACCTGTTGGTTTGAGGTGGACGGTCATCAGGAAGAGCCTTGACTGGGCTCCCGGGACTGCTGCTCAGGTCTCACCTCAGGGAGGCAGCACGTGTGGCCCCGGCACTATCAAGTGCTGCCGTCGCCCAGAGCCAGAGTCTGGCCTATCCCCGGGGGATACGCGGGCCCCACtccctcaggtcctgcagggcaTGTCGCCAGCCGCTGTGAGGCTGAGGGCACCGCGTGTGGAGGCTTCCCACCCACCGGCTCCTGAGGCCCAGCCTGAGCCCGCTGGggacccctccctcctgcccgtGCTTCCGCCTCCAGGGGTGACTGTTCTGCATGACTCCCTGATAGGGCGGCCATAAACCCTCGTAAAAGGCTTTGCAAAGTAAATAAGTCACTCCCTGCGGTTCCGTGTACCTGCTATCAGGGTTTGTGCTCTTTAAGGCATAGTTTATCTAACACCAAGCGATTAAGAATACCACAAGGCTTAAAAAACTATCAAGCTATCAGGGCGCAGAGTCACTCCGTGGTAACTGAGGCCGGTCCAGGCCGCGGCGGGACCGCGGGCTGGCAGTGCGCGCTGCTGTGGCGCCTGTGGCTACGGGGCCGGAGGTGCTCGAGGAACAGCCCCCTGGAGCTCCGGGCGGTCAGAGGGTcacccctcctgcctcctgccggCACTGGCGTGTTGGGAGGTCGCTCATGGGTCCTTGGTTTGGTTTCTCAACTTCCTCGCTCATGGCTTCTAGCATGGGCGTGGTCTTCGGATGTCTGCGTCTGCTGCGGGTTCAGGTACCTGGGGCTGACCCGAGGCCCGTCTTGCCACGTGGGCTGGGTCCTGCTGGAGGCGGCCAGGGGTGGGCAGAATGACCCAGAAGGTGTCCATTGACTTCACTTTCTCTGATCAAAGTCTTAATTTAGGTTTTTGTCAGGTTTACGTTGATCCTCTAGTGTTTCATCCAGAGGAAGGTAATGACTTACAGGAACCCAACTTCTCGTGTGTGGGTTTTTTAAGAAGTAGCTGTTTAGACCCTTGAAGGACGATTGAAGGTTAGTGACCTGGAGCGACCCCCAGGGAGCCAGGCGCCATTCCTCGGCCCTCCTGTTGGGAGCCTGGGGGCTcgccagggagaggggcagagtctGCTGGCCACCGCTGGCACTGGGCTCACCATCCGCCTCTCACACGGGCAAGCTGCAGCCAGAGGAGACCAGGGCTGGGCCGTGCCCCGGCCCTCTGTGGCTTATACTGGCCAGCACCGCTCAGGCACCCAGACGGCACCACTTACGGGTCCCCGCACCGGTGCTTCCGGACAGGCTGTTCTGGAGTGAGCGGAAGATCACCAAGGCCAGGGAGTGGTTCCACCGCACGGTTAAGATCGACTCGGACCTGGGGGACGCTTGGGCCTTCTTCTACAAGTTTGAGCTGCAGCACGGCACAGAGGTGAGGCGCCGCACACGGTGGCCAGCGACTGGGGTGTGGCTGCACAGTACCAATGGGGGTGGTGTTCAGGCCCTAAAGATTCACCTCGTGCCCCAGCGAGTTTTGTCCTACACATGAGCCCAGGGGCAGCGTGCAGGGAAGCCGAGGCAGCAGCCGCTCGTCCCCGCCGCCCGCAGCACCAAACATTGTCAAAGTTGTGctcgtgggggtgggggatagccAGGCTGTCCTGGGGTCCCCACGGGAGGTGGGAGCTGTGCCACGTGGCATCTGGGCAGCGCCTTGTGCAGAGAAGGCAGGCTCGGGGCACTCGGGCGCGGCACAGACGTGGGCTGGACTTGGCTCCGCACGTGTGTACTGAAATCAGCTCTGGGGAGGGTCCGTGTGGTGGGGCTTGCCCCATGGTGGAGGGACCATCTTGACGAACACACCGAAAAGACTGCTCTGCCCCCTTGCCAGCCAGGCCCGGGCCTGTGGAGCTGGGTGAGCGTGGTGGCCCGAGCAGGGGACTCGCCTGACTCACATGCCCGCTGGTCCCTGCCCAGGAGCAGCGAGAGGAGGTGAGGAGGCGCTGTGAGAACGCCGAGCCCCGGCACGGGGAGCTGTGGTGCGCTGTGTCCAAGGACATCGCCAACTGGCAGAGGAAGATTGGGGAGATCCTCGTGCTGGTGGCGGCCCACATCAGGAACACCTTCTGATGGTCTGTCCAGGCTCTGTGGCCGCGGCCCTTGGGGCAGCACGTGCAGGAGCACGAAGTGGTAGGAGGGTGGAAGGGGCCCTGAGCTGTCTGTCCTGCTCTTTAATTAAAAGTTTTCCAGGTAGTGTGTCCGGGTTGGTGCCCTGTGGGTTTTCTCCGCGCCGCCTCCCCCCATGAGCAGACTCAGGTCTGCGACCCCAGTCAGCTCACTGAGGTTCCTGTTTTCACGGGGGCCACTTGCAGACAGCCTCTGTACCTCAGAGGAAGCTGTGTGCCTCCCTGGGAGAAGGGGCTGGGCAGGTCACGTCCTGGGAGCAGCTGGGACAGGCTCTCCTTTGTCCCCTTTGGGTGGGGGGCCCCTGCAGGTCTGCCCGCCCGGGTAGGTAACTTTCCTAAGCAATGCAGACACCAGGCCCCACTTCCTAACATGCCTTCCACAGTGTGTTGCCAAGGGGTAACTGTGAGGCCCCTCGGGTGTGTGCTGAAGGGAAATGTGACCAGGAAGCGATTTTCTCACATTTGCATGGATAAGTTTTTGCTGATTTATAATCAGCAGTTTTGCTCTGAAGCACTTATAACTGCGCACATCTCTGGGTTGAAAGATGCATGACCTGGGAGGCTTAGCGTGTTCTCACTGCGAGTGCTGTGTGAGGACAAAGGCCTTGCTCGGGCTCTGGACACAACCAGCGGATTCTCTTAGAAGGGTGCAGACATGTGGCCAGAGGCTGTGGGTTGCCGGGAGGCCGTGGGCCGGGGAGAGATGCTGGTTGTTCGTACAGGGCGGAGGAGAGTAGCGGGCAGCTGCTCCCCCATGTTCATGAGAGAAGATTGCAGAGCAGCCCCTGGGTGACATGGATGAGGGGTTCTGTGGTGGGGCTCAGTCACTGACCCATGGCTCAGCCCCTCCCCGGGTGGCCCGGGTTGGGGAGCACTTGCCTTGACATTGCTCTTGAGGCACAGGCACCTTTGCCTGGAGAGCGCAGGCCCTGCTGGGTCCACCTCTGACGTGCTGGGAGCCCACGGACGCCACCAGCCCAGAGTGGGCGGCAGACCACCCGTGTGGCCTGGGTCTCCCTCATAGACTGTGTGGGTAGGGAGACGCCTCCTCTTCTTCTCACCCCGAGGAGGGCCAGGCCTGAGAAGCAGTGCGGGGAGGCTCACAGGGTCTTCATGGAGACTGAGGTGTCTCCTTCGATCTCCTGGAGGAGGCGAGGGGGATCCTGCCTGTTACATTGAAGACGGGGTCCTGAAGCTTTGGAGACCTTGAAGACCAGCCAGTTCCTACACAGACATAGAAACCAGGGCCCTGGCAGAAACAGTGACTCAGCCATGGTCGCAGGGGTGGCTGGCACCCTTCTGTGCCCTGAGATGGACGTGGcttctcccccacacccctctgaGCTCGCTGTCAGGGAGGCCTTCTGCAGAGCCCTCGGAAAGTTCCATTGCGTCTGGACCATCCAGTGTGAATGTCATCTTCTCCTTCGGAAGGAgtcatcttttccttcttctccttcgtTTGCTCTGAAGTGCTGAGACCGCTTTCCTCCCTGGGAAAAGAACAGACCCTGGGTTTCCTGTAGCTGACGCTTCTTCAGTCCGGCTCAGGGCACACTGGCCTCTGGAGGCTGCCCTTGTTCTGCGGTGTGGGCTGGAGGGATGACCAGCTGGGCACTGCCAGGCAGGGGTATGGCGGCCCAGCTCCAGGAGAACCTTTTATGGCAAGCGGCCACGACTGCCCCCAGCAGAAGACCCCCTCAGCCCAGGAGGGCTGAGCGGCAGGAGGAGCCTGGGACGTCCCACACCTGGGACCTGCGGGGGCCGGTGTCTGTGACGGAGCTTGGGGCTTAGGTCCAGCTCCCCTCGTTCTGCCGGCAACCAGGTTCCCAGAAGAGGCAGCACCTACTGACCGCTGAGGAAGGCCCCCGTGGAGGGGTGCACAGGCCCTTGGCCTGTTCtggctgccctccccccccccccgcccccccgcagctgggccctgccctgcccaccagACACCCCACCGCTGCCTCAGCTGAGCGTATCTTGCTGGGGCTGATGGCTTAGTCCAAGACCCACTGGGTGGGAAGAGAGCCCGCAGCTGCTGGGCTCCAGGGTCAGGTTAATTGAAGAAGCAATTGGataggaggtggggagagggagggggtagGGCTGGGATCCTGGGGCCTCCCTcccgctccctccctcctttgctcaGAGGAGCCAACTTCAAAAGCCTTGTCTGCCTGCCGCCAGCCCGCCCTGCCGCAGCCTGTCCTGGGAAGCCCTGCTGGCCAGGCTTGGAGCAGGAGGCCCTGGAGCGGCAGCCACACTCCCTACCTGAGGACCCAGGATCATGTGGCAGGCCCACCGCCGGGAGTGAGGGAGGGCCTCGCCCTGAGAGGCCCATGGTGAGCCACGCTGGGCAGCTGAGGGACTCACCCACGGCCCACGGCCGCGCTGCGGAGGGTTAGGGAGTGAGTGCAGCCTGAGGGAGGCTCTGTGACCTTCTGTGCCCTACTGGGAAATCCCCCTTGGTTCCGGTCACCTCGGCCTGCCAGACCTGGACCTGGGTGCTCTTGCCTGTTGTtcccagcaggggcaggggatgTGGGGAAGGATGGAGTCTCCTGGCCCCCCAGGTCAGCCTCCTGGTGCCAGGGCTGCCCTGTCCTtcctggctgggctgggaggTGGCCAGCCTGCCCCACGTGGCTCTCCATTCAGCACCCACAGCTCTGGCTTTGGCTGGACCTCTGACCTGCTGGGCATGTCTGAGGGCAGCTTGGAGGAGGGGCCCCAACAGATcgggtctgcttctcctgccagTGCCGCCCCCCGGGGCTCTGTGCGGATGGGGTGCTGCTCAGTCAGGCTCACCCCTGGGCCAGGAAGCGGAGTCGAGTTCTGCGTCTCGCTGGCTTCACAGGATTAATTTTCCAGTGGCTGTTGGACTCTTGCCTGGGGGCCTAAGGGTGGGTGTGTGGCCCCGGGTTTGGGAACTAGCTGCTCTCTGTGTTTGGTGCTTGGGgttctgggtgggggtgggcttcTCCCCGAGCCAGGCCCTTCTGGACGGGGAGGCCTGGAGAAGGAGTGATGGGGCCACAATGCGGCCCCTTCCTCCCTTGCCTCTGGGGGTTTCCCCAAGCCTTCCCCTCCCAAAGGGGTGTGGCCTTGAGCGATGAGCCCTCAGCCCTGTCCTGGTTGGGCTGCAGGTGCAGGGGTACCCCGTTTCCCATGGCTGTGAGAGCTGGTTGTGACAGCTCTCTTGGTGAGGAGTGGGAGTAGGTCAGTTCTGCCCCTGCTCTGGGGACCCACAAGTGAGCCGTGTTCTGGGGAGCAGGGGCTGCTCATCTGGAGGAGAGCCTGGCTCTGCTGGGGGTTGTGTTGGGAAGTGTGGGGATGAGTTCAGGCATGGCCCAGGGAGAGGCTGTCCCTAAACCGAGGTCAGCCCTGCCCCGCAGCCTTCCAGGCTCTCGGCCCCGTGCTCCTGCCTATGGAGCCCCTGTcccctcctggctcagtgggcctgccttcccagccccccaccccgtgcccatATCATCCACCCCACAGATCTCTGCATGAGGGCTGAGCTGTCTGGTTTGCAGGCccactgtctgtctgtcctgctAGATCCATGCCTAGGCCTGAATGGCACAGCGACAGCTCCATTGTGTACCAGCTCCGAGACCCCCCTGGATGGTTGTCTTGGGGGACTGTCCAAAGCAAATTGCCTGAAGGGTGGCCAGAGAGGAGGCCCCCTGCACAGGCCTGGGCACCCCACCCTGACGCCGAGTCCCTTCCAGGTGCCTCCTAAGCCTGCGCTCTGGGCAGTCCTGCTGGCTCTGCTGGGAATGGCGCCAGGCCAGTCTGGGCTCCGCACCTGCAGCGTCCCTGATGTGCTCCGCCACTATCGCGCCGTCATCTTTGAGGACCTGCAGGCAGCTGTGAGGCAGGCTGGGCCAGGGGCAGAGTGGCCTGGGCCAGGGGCAGAGTGGCCGGGGCCAGGCTCCCCACGCCTCCGTTTCATTCACAAAAACCTGACTGGAGCTGCGGGCCCTGcatggcgggggctggggggagctGTCTGCAGTGCCCAGAAGGTACGGAGTccacgcccccacccctgccctctggtTCCCTCTGGGGGCCTCCCCACAGgactctccccagcccccactttcctccctcccttccccaggagcACGGTATCCTACTGTCTATCGCGTCCCTGGGTCGGACCCTGCGCAGGGTGGTGGCCCGGGGCCGCCGCGGGGCCCTGGAGAAGGCAGCGTGGACCGTCGCCTTGCGCACCGAGGCGGTGATGCGGCGCCACTGCGGGATGCTGAGCCAGGTGCGCGGGCCCACAGCCGGGTCCTTCCCCTTCCACGGGCGCCCCCCCTCACCACCGCGCCTCCCGTGGCCCCGCGGGGGCACCGTCTGGGAGCTCCAGGGGCCAGACgagagcctgggggtgggggtggggggacggcgGGGACCGTGGGCGCGCGCTGACCGTCCCGTCCCCGACAGCGGAGCCGGCGGCCCAAGACGCGCCCTCCCCGGAGTCGCAGCGGCCGGAGGCGGCTCCTCGTGCGCGCCCTGGACGCCGTCGCCACCTGCTGGGAGAAACTCTTCGCGCTGCGGGCGGCGGCCTCCGGGGGTCCCTAGCGCGCGTCCTGCGCGGGCCCAGGAGCAGCCGGCGGGGCCACGGGGCCTGGGCTCGAGCTTCGTTTGGGGCCGAGCGCGGTCCCTCCCTCTGGTTGGCCCCGTGCGGGGTCCCGGCCCCTCCCGCGCTCCTCCGAGGGCCCGAGACCTGGAGATGATGCTCCGGGCGCCAGGCCAGGACTCAATAAACTGCTGGTGCTGCGCTCTGGTCGTCTTCCCTTCGCCCGCCGGCGGTGGGGCCGGCCGCCCCCGCATCTGCGACCGCGCGGGGAGTGGGCGCTGGGGGCCTCGCGGCACTCGCCGGCGGAGCCAGCCCGCGCCCCGCACCTGCGCGAGGACGGCGGCGCTGCGCTCCCGGCCTTGGGCAGCAGGGGGCGGTCGGGACGCCGCGGTGGGACTCCCCTTCCGGGCggtccgggggtgggggtgggggggctctagCGGGCCCTGAAATGTCCGGTATCCGTCCTGCTCCGCtctggagtgggggaaggggtggacaCGGAGGGGAAGAGAGGGCCGAGCTTTGTGAATTCGGAGCAAAACAACCGGATAAAGGAAACGGGCCTGAAGGGAAGCCAGAGTCGCTGGCCCTGGCTGCAAGTGGGGCCAGGCCGTTTCCTGCGGCCCCGGGAGGGGCGGCCACGGCCCCCCTCTGGACCCGGACAGGCTGGTcagggatccagtcctgcactcTGGGACCCTATGTTTGCTTGGCAGGGTGCGGGGCTGATCCTGGACTCCCCAAGCCACAGCCGCAGAGACCTGGGTGTCCACggccccctccccagtcccaccagatggggagggagagatggtcAGGTAGAGAGAGCCCCTGGCCAAGGAGGACGCCTGGTGGACCCAACACCCGTCGCACTCTTCTGTGGAAGGTGGACGGACCCAGCAGGCAGCAGAGCAGGCCTTGCCTCTGGGGTACCCTGGCAGAGCAGAGACAGGCCGGGGATCCAGAAGGGCCGTGGTGGCAGGGCAGTCCGCACTAGCACAACATGAAGAGCCAGACTAGCTGACCTGGACCCAGCTCCCCGCCGCACACGTGTGAGCACGTTTAGTCTGTGCGACAGACTGATGAGACCCAGGTCCTGGGAGGTCATCCCTTGTCCCAAAGCACACAGCCCCGAGCCTTAAGAGCTGGGCAAGACCCAGGCCTGGAGCACGGTTACGGCCCATGTGCGCCCTGTGCTCGGGGCGGGGAGCCAAGCTTCCCAGACCTCAGCGGGCCGTCAGTTGCTTGCCACCACAGTGTGCAGCTGCCCTGGGGGCCCCGTTGCGGGGTGAGGGGGACACCTACGGTGCAGGTACCGTGTGCCCCGTGGAGCATTCCACGGCTCTGGTGTCTGCAGCCCGCGCTCCATGCGTGTGCCATGGTCTGGAGCTCGAGGCCACGGAAGGAGGCTCAGTCGGGCTGAGGAAGTGGCCCGGGGCTGAAGGGTCTAAGTGGAGGGCGGGTGCTGGAGTCCAGATCATGAAAGATCCCTATGCCTTGCATGGACATGGAATGTGGGGCCCATGGAATGTGGGGCCCATGGAATGTGGGGCCGTGTGGTGGAGGTGGGGCCAAAGGAGGTGGGCTGGACATGGAGGGGTGAGGAGTGACCCAGGCAATGCCAGGGTCCTGGCCTGAGCGCCTGGATGTGTCCTTGTGTGGGCTTGGAGAGGGCTGGTAGAGGAGCAGACGTGGGTGTTGCAGCTCCTGTCGCTGGACTCCTCTGCCCTTGCCTGCATCTCGGGGTGGGAGGAAAAGTCCCAGTTTGGTTGGAGCATAAGTTAGGGGGCCACCAAGTGGAGGGCTGAAGGTCAGTAAGAGAGTGTAAGGGTGTGGGTATAGGGACAGGAGGGGGACAGGCTCTCCATGGaggcccccaccctgctcctgtTTCCCAACAGTCTCCTTGCACTGAGGTCTGGCCCAGACCCAGAGCCTGAGGGGACAGCATTCCTCTCCAAGTGGCATCAGAGCACAACCTCTGGGGCTCAGGCCTACTGTCCACCCACAGTGCCGCCTTTCTGCTGCTGAGAGCAGCCAGGCCGTTcctgggaggggtgggtggcGAGGAGGCAGCCCCTCCATCTGCCAAGGCTGAGCAACAGCCTCGGGTGGGAGGTGGCAGGAAAGGGAGCAGAGGCCTCAGAGTTTCAGGGACACAATCCTGAGTCCTAGACCATGACCCCGTGAACGGGCACACCGACCCTACTGTTCTCCCTGGAGGCTCCTTCCAGAGCCCatatggttgtgtgtgtgtgagtgagtgtgcacACATGGGTGTGCTGAGGGGCTGGCCATGAGGATGGACACACAGGTGCATGTGTCCTGGACCTGGCCCAGCCCTCCCGCCCGGCAGAGCCCCCCTCTTCCAGGCAGCCCTCCTGAAGTCTAACTCTGGTCGGCCCTGGCAAGGTGAACTTGTTGGGGCAGGGACTGGAGGCCTCTGGCCTGAGCCGGCAGAACCTAGTGCCC
The window above is part of the Lutra lutra chromosome 9, mLutLut1.2, whole genome shotgun sequence genome. Proteins encoded here:
- the C9H20orf204 gene encoding uncharacterized protein C20orf204 homolog, producing MRAELSGLQAHCLSVLLDPCLGLNGTATAPLCTSSETPLDGCLGGLSKANCLKGGQRGGPLHRPGHPTLTPSPFQVPPKPALWAVLLALLGMAPGQSGLRTCSVPDVLRHYRAVIFEDLQAAVRQAGPGAEWPGPGAEWPGPGSPRLRFIHKNLTGAAGPAWRGLGGAVCSAQKEHGILLSIASLGRTLRRVVARGRRGALEKAAWTVALRTEAVMRRHCGMLSQRSRRPKTRPPRSRSGRRRLLVRALDAVATCWEKLFALRAAASGGP